One window from the genome of Cricetulus griseus strain 17A/GY chromosome 2, alternate assembly CriGri-PICRH-1.0, whole genome shotgun sequence encodes:
- the Pex3 gene encoding peroxisomal biogenesis factor 3 has protein sequence MLRSMWNFLKRHKKKCIFLGTVLGGVYILGKYGQKKIREIQEREAAEYIAQARRQYHFESNQRTCNMTVLSMLPTLREALMQQLNSESLTALLKNRPSNKLEIWEDLKIISFTRSIVAVYSTCMLVVLLRVQLNIIGGYIYLDNATVGKNGTTVLAPPDVQQQYLSSIQHLLGDGLTELVTVIKQAVQRILGSVSLKHSLSLLDLEQKLKEIRILVEQHRSPSWIDKDVSKSSLCQYMMPDEETPLAAQAYGLSPRDITTIKLLNETRDMLESPDFSTVLNTCLNRGFSRLLDNMAEFFRPTEQDLQHGNSINSLSSVSLPLAKIIPIVNGQIHSVCSDTPSHFVQDLLMMEQVKDFAANVYEAFSTPQQLEK, from the exons gaGTATATATCCTAGGAAAATATGgacagaaaaaaattagagaaatacaAGAAAGAGAAGCTGCAGAATACATTGCCCAAGCTCGGCGACAGTACCATTTTGAAAGTAACCAGAGGACTTGCAACATGACAG TGCTGTCCATGCTGCCAACACTAAGAGAGGCTTTAATGCAGCAACTCAATTCTGAGAGTCTAACAGCTTTGTTGAAAAACAG gccTTCAAACAAGCTGGAAATATGGGAGGACCTAAAGATAATAA GTTTCACAAGAAGTATTGTAGCTGTATATAGCACGTGTATGCTGGTCGTTCTTTTGCGAGTCCAGTTAAACATAATTGGTGGATATATTTACCTGGATAATGCAACAGTTGGAAAAAATGGCACT ACAGTTCTTGCTCCACCAGATGTACAGCAGCAGTATTTGTCAAGTATTCAACACCTCCTTGGAGATG GCCTAACAGAGTTAGTCACTGTCATTAAACAAGCTGTACAGAGGATTTTAGGAAG TGTTTCTCTTAAACATTCTTTGTCCCTTTTGGACTTGGagcaaaaactaaaagaaattagAATTCTTGTGGAGCAGCATAGGTCTCCTTCTTGGATTGATAAAGATGTATCCAAGTCTTCTCTGTGCCAATACATGATGCCAGATGAAGAAACGCCATTAGCAGCTCAG GCCTATGGGCTTTCTCCAAGAGATATTACCACTATTAAACTTCTCAATGAGACAAGAGACATGTTGGAAAG TCCAGATTTTAGTACAGTTTTGAATACCTGTTTAAACAGAGGCTTCAGTCGGCTACTAGACAACATGGCAGAATTCTTTCGGCCCACTGAACAGGATCTGCAACATGGTAACTCCATAAATAG tctgTCCAGTGTCAGCCTGCCTTTAGCTAAGATAATTCCCATAGTAAACGGACAGATCCATTCAGTTTGCAGTGACACACCTAGTCATTTTGTGCAG GATCTTTTGATGATGGAGCAAGTAAAAGACTTTGCTGCTAACGTGTACGAAGCTTTTAGTACCCCCCAACAACTGGAGAAATGA